Proteins encoded by one window of Silvimonas iriomotensis:
- the ftsE gene encoding cell division ATP-binding protein FtsE, with protein sequence MIQFQQVTKRYPGGFDAVKQLSFDIEDGELVFLAGHSGAGKSTLLKLIAGIERPTAGAVLVNGQNLARMRRASMPYTRRHIGLIFQDHKILYDRSVYDNVRLPLDIIGFDHREARRRVQAALDKVGLAGKETLNPVSLSGGEQQRLCIARAVVHRPSILLADEPTANLDRDYANDILELFKSFHQVGVTLVISAHDETLMADYGRRILRLKNGQFSA encoded by the coding sequence ATGATCCAGTTCCAGCAAGTCACCAAGCGTTATCCAGGCGGCTTTGATGCCGTCAAACAACTCAGTTTTGATATCGAAGACGGGGAACTGGTCTTTCTGGCCGGGCACTCCGGGGCGGGCAAATCCACGCTGCTCAAACTCATTGCCGGCATCGAGCGCCCCACTGCGGGCGCGGTGCTGGTCAATGGCCAGAACCTGGCGCGCATGCGCCGCGCCTCCATGCCGTATACGCGCCGGCATATCGGTCTGATCTTCCAGGACCACAAAATCCTCTACGACCGCAGCGTGTACGACAACGTGCGCCTGCCGCTGGACATCATCGGGTTTGATCACCGCGAAGCGCGCCGCCGGGTGCAGGCCGCGCTGGACAAAGTGGGCCTTGCCGGCAAGGAAACGCTCAATCCGGTCAGCCTTTCGGGCGGCGAGCAGCAACGCCTCTGTATTGCCCGCGCCGTGGTGCACCGGCCATCCATCCTGCTGGCCGATGAACCCACTGCCAACCTGGACCGCGACTACGCCAACGACATCCTGGAATTGTTCAAGTCGTTCCACCAGGTTGGCGTCACGCTGGTTATTTCCGCTCACGACGAAACCCTGATGGCCGACTATGGCCGTCGTATCCTGCGCCTGAAAAACGGCCAGTTCTCGGCATAA